The Rattus norvegicus strain BN/NHsdMcwi chromosome 2, GRCr8, whole genome shotgun sequence nucleotide sequence CAGCTCCCCCCATAATCCatccattcttcatttcctccccctctctcctcctggtTCCTCTCATTCTTCAGAAGCCTCACTGGCACTTTTGTCCTTGCACACGTGTGCATCTCTTTAGATAAGGAGCCACAAATGAGGGAGGGTGAgatcatttgtctttctgagactgaCTTCATTACCACAGCAAAGCTTTTAGGATTTATTGACAGTGAAATTGAACAGGAAGTGACCATCCAGATTAGCATCCAGATCAAGAACTAAAGCCTGACTAACCACAGGAATCCCGACAGtattctctcacacactctcttcAGAGGAGCCATTGTGCCAATCAGCTGTTCATCACCATGCCCAATGCATGGGAGAGATCACTGGCAATGACAAAGGTTTGTTTTGACTGGCAGTTCTCCAAGGCTTCAAGTCGTCTGTAATTGGCCCTGGTACTTATGGACCCGGTGGGAAAGGCAGCACAGTTTAGCAGGAAGCCTATGGCAGAGCTGTGCTGCTCTGTTAATGTCAAGTCAGTCATTAAGAAAGCAACAGTAGCAACACCAACAATATCAAAGAGAAAGATGGCATTCTACAGTGTCCTTCAAAGGCATACCTGAAGACCTCCGCTTAACCTCGCTTCTTAAAGTTTCCACAATTATTCCCTTCACCATTGTGTGGAGCAAGGCTTGAACACAACGGCCTTTGGTGGAGATTCCAGATGTAAACTCTAGCACCTAATCATGGAGTAAAGGGTGGACATGGTGGTACAGTTCACAGCCACATTGCGGGGCACAGGGAACTGGCAGGTGTGAGCCAATACCTAGGAAGTGGCAGTAGGAATGGCCAGGTAGGGATAAGACTCCTTACTTGAAAAAGTGAGTGCTGACATGTGGCAAGACACATATTGGCTGGAACTACATGACAGAACTGTGGCCAGAGGTAGAGCAATAGGCCCTGGGCCCTCTAAAGCTCTCCAGGGTCAAAGCTGAGGGAAGTCAGGTCAGTTACAGGGCCATTCACTGCTGCTTCTCAGTTGCTGAACCCCACCAAAGGACACCTTTGGACTCAGATCAAAACACTCCAATTATTAGAGTCTAAACTAGTGCTATACACAGTCTACTCTGAGGAGTTGCAAGGATGAAGCAAGCAGACGTTACAAAGTGTTTCTTGAAAACATCGGTTAGATACAGACTACATTAATTGTTCTTGCAGAAATAATAGCAGCCTCTTTCCTTGAATAGTCTCAGTACTCTGCTGGACCTGGTCTTTTCGTGGtgacttttctttgtttgtttgttttcctcttccctttagGCTTCTCCTTGGGCTCCACAGTGCAATCAGAGACCAAGGGCATCTGGATGTGGTGTGTGCCCCATCCCACCAAGCCAACCCACACCCTGGTCCTTCTGGACACTGAGGGTCTTGGCGATGTAGAAAAGGTGAGGTAGTTTCTTCTCTAATTCAATGACATTTAGCTCTAAACCCTCAGATTAACACCCCCCATGTGCCTTCCTatgcctttgttgttgttgttgttgctgttgataATTTTGGCTCTCTTCCTAGCAGAAACTGACATTGTGGTTGTATTGATATGTTGACGAGTTTATTTGCTAGCCATGAAACATGCCTTTGCATTTTGTCAGAGTAAAAGGAAGAGTTACATTTCATGACATGGGTTTGTGTCAATAATTGAGATAAAATTTATAAAGGTGTAATTGCTCATTTTTTTACTGTCTACAATATTCCAGGTACTTAGGAAATGTTTTATACACATTGAATATCTTGTGCTTTTATCAgtcagtgctgggaactaaacccagagctttgtgcactcagctgtaccactgagctataatctATCAGTTAATTTAGTTACCACTGAACTATAGTCTAACTCTATCAGTTAATTTAATTGCTAGAGGAGCAAATGGCCTAAGAGGGATCAATATAAGTATTAGGAAAGAGGAATGATTTACCTTCAAATTTTGTTATCTCTCTCAGATTCACTAATAGTGTATTTGAAAGAATGAATAAACAATTGGACaattggatgaatgaatgaaagaatgaatgaatgaatgaatatgagaCTCTTAATTTGCTTGCTCTTACGTGCTCTCCAGGGTGACCCTAAGAATGACTCATGGATCTTCGCCTTGGCCGTGCTTCTGAGCAGCACCTTTGTCTACAACAGCATGAGCACCATCAACCACCAGGCCCTGGAGCAGCTGCAGTATCCTCCCAGGGACCAAAACGCCATGTTTCGTTGAGTGTAGGAAGAAGGCAACTTCCTGCCTGTTCTCTGGTCTAAGTCAGTCCGTATTGAATTAGAGCAGGCACAGGACAGAGGGGACTATCATAGTAATTGAGTCTACATGAGGCCTGGAAGCTGTTTTGTTTCATATCCTTATCTACAATCCCAGCTATGTGACTGAATTAACACAACTAATCCGAGCAAAATCAGACCCCAGGGAGGATAAAGTGGAGGACTCTAGTGAGTTTGTAGGTTTCTTCCCAGACTTCATCTGGGCTGTTCGAGATTTTGTTCTGGAGTTGAAGTTAGATGGTCGGCCCATCACAGAAGATGAGTACCTGGAGAATGCCCTGAAGCTGATCCCAGGTAtcggtgggggaggggagttaggATCAGCTAAGCCCTCCTCAGCACTTGACAGCTCTTGTTTGAGCATTGGAACTCATGTTAACAGTGATGATAATTGACAAGTGGCCATAATTTGGGTAATCATTACCTGAAAGTGTTCCCAGGCTAAGATTTAAACCCACTTTAACTGAGAACATGTTATGACAAATGATTTTATACCTGTTCAtattaaacaaaatcaaaagaaaacagaaatagggGAGGATTAAAATCAATGTGATTATTTCCTAAGCCTTACTTACTTGTTACCTATTCGTTCATACATTCTTCTCAGTCTACTTCGAGAAGATGGTtcctcaaacaaataagtaagaaAGGCTAAAATTGTGAGAAAATCTATTgacctaattttaaaaacatttcttacTTAGAATGTCATCCCAGCTCAAGTAGTTATACTTTTCAGTGACTGTAGGTATATAAACTACTTACCTCTCAGTGGATGAGGGTTGGGGGAATAAATATATGTTTGCATTAatgagaaatatttaattttccacCAAAATTTCACCCTCCAGCTTTATGCAATGTGCTGGGATGTTACTGTTACAAATTCATTATGTGAACTATATTTAATAGGATAGATGAGTACCTAGAATCAGTATTTGTCTTTTATTCATCCATCTACAAACAGTTAATTTGTGTCACAGAATCTCTTTGCAAAACAATGGGAAGTCCAGCAGAATGACTAAGCTGAGGGATGAAGTCTCCCAATGCTCTGGGTACTTTAGAACTCTTGGACAGCCAATCAGAGGAGAGGAGACTAACAAGCATTGTAGCTGCAGTGTGGGAAACATTCTTGGGAAGTTGTCAATCACCTTCTCTTCCGTGATCCCTTCAATGAgttcttttatcttttgtttcaGAAAACAATCCCAAAGGCCAAAAGTCCAACATGACCAGAGAATGTATCAGATATTTTTTCCCGGTACGGAAGTGCTTTGTCTTTGATAGGCCCACAAACGACAAAAGTTTATTATTCCAAATTGAAAACGTTCCAGAAAACCAACTAGAGTGGAATTTCCAAGTTGAATCAGAAAATTTCTGTTCCTATATCTTTGCCAATGGCAAGACCAAGACGCTGAGAGGGGGAGTCATTGTCACAGGAAATCGTGAGTTTCTTTTGTCACAAGCATGCCTCTGTGGCTTTAATACATAATGATATGGTGATTCTTCTGTGTCcttgaacatttttgtttgttcatgtAAAGAAATATGGAGAGACCAATGTGCACATCACATATCCACGTTCCATATTGAACGTtctgtatatgagtgtttgcTGAGGTCTAGCACATGTCACACAACTAACACCATGAGATGACGGGACAGAAATCTGCAAGATGACTTGGGGTCCCTGGAAGAGGGTCTCACTTGATTATAGAGATGGTTTATGAGTTGACCCCAGTCAGAACTCAGCAGGCCAAGAGACCCATTCAATTGGGGAAACTAATTTCAGTTTACCAATTCTCAGAGACACTCTGCCTGTGTAACTTTGCTTTGCCCCTGAAATGTGTCCACACATTAGTCCATGTATTATATTCTGTCTTCAAATTTctgatggtgtttttttttttttaatctcttttcttCTGAGGAAGCTTGAATTTTCATTTGGAATTTGGTCTCACAAAAGGTGAAATGACTTTCTCTTTCAAAcgaacttttattttatttatctgataGAGCTACCTTCCCGAGAAATCTTGAAACCTCTGGTTTATAATCACTGATTATTTTTAATGAGTTGAACTTGAGAACTGCAAAGGAAAGAAGCTGATTTTATTAGATAGATGCTGATCCCAAGAGGGCacgaaaggagaagagaagattTGGGAGAAgtaagaggggaaggaaaggtcAACATGAATAGAATTTTGAGGCTTTAAATAATACTAGCCCTAAAGCTTATAGCAAAAATTAGTGGGAACagtcactttattttatttcatttatttctagaCAGGCTGTTACTGTGTACCCCTGCACGTTCTCGAGTTcatcatagaccaggctggccttggaaacTTTTCATTTCTTACCAGTGTTTTTCTCAGGGCTGGGGACTTTGGTGCAGACCTATGTGGATGCCATCAACAGTGGAACTGTGCCATGTTTGGAGAACGCAGTGACGGCCCTGGCCCAACGTGAGAACTCTGCAGCTGTGCAGAAGGCAGCTGAGCACTACGCTGAGCAGATGGCCCAGAGACTAAGGCTCCCCACAGACACTCTCCAGGAGCTGCTGGAGGTGCACTCAGCCTGTGAGAAGGAAGCCATTGCTGTCTTCATGGAGCACTCCTTCAAGGATGATGAACAGGAGTTTCAGAAGAGGCTGGTGGTAATACATCTTAGCATTTGTCTTTCCTGAGTCTAGCACTGCTGCTAGGGCCCCtagattttacttttcttttttttttttaaatcttttttttattttttattttattttattttatttttttcggagctggggacctaactcagggccttgcgcatgctaggcaagcgctctaccactgagctaaatccccaaccccgattttacTTTTCTTATCTCAATCATTCtcattggaatttttatgggtaGCATGACTCATTGGGCCAGATTTTGCCCTTTCTCAGAACaatagaattttatttccttttattgctATGAAACAAGCTATCATGTGCAGAATTCCTTGAAACAATATGCAGTTTATTAACTCAAAGTTCACAATAGAGGTGAAGCAAGGGTGTTTGAGTTTCTGCTCAGTGTACTACAAACAGAAAAATGAGGTGTCAAATGGACTTAGTTCTGATCTGTAGACCCAGGTGAAACTTGGGTCTCCAGTTACCAGCAAACCAGGAAGCACTGGACTGGGCCCTTGTTTCTAGAtgttctgatttttctttctgccaCAGCAAGATGAAACTTACACCTTGAAGTGTGATACTAGGTCACCTGTGCCATGTAATAATTGGATTACTGTTAATCATTATGTGTCATTAGTATCAGCGTAGGGTCACTAGCCATTATTTTCCTTAGCCTGGGTGATAAAAGCATTTTCACCAAGAAAAAACTCTTAGGGGACAACCAATACTCACCAGACCAAAGGCAGCTTCCCTGAGAGGTACTAGTCTTCTATTTATCTGAGTTTGAACCCTGGAGGACAAAAAATCTCTTAGCTCATGTTGAGGAGATTAATCAAGATATATCacttaagaaacacacacacacacacacacacacacacacacacacacacacacacacacacacacaaagaaacaaaacataccTAGTCTAGCATCCTGACACTCAAATAGTTATTGAGAGAATTTAAGAGGGTACTCTGATAAGAGTACACTTATGTGTAAAAAATTGGTTTGTCAACCACACCCACCTCCATTCTCAGAAGAAATATTACTTCTAAGCAAAAGCAAAGGTTACCTTTGTGTTATTCATCCCTGAAATTTTGAGTAAACTAAAACTTGTGTCTTCAAAGTTGTTTTCATGGCTCCTGGGTATGGACCCCAAGAAGTTAACAGACATCCTGAAGTCACTCAGAAATGACCCAACTGGGCCTAAAGCAAATCTCCTGATCCTTCTGATCCTCCTCCTGTAGCTGGCACACTGAGATCAGCCAGGACATCACAGTGGCACTTTCCTTCTAAGAGATTGTTTTGTCTTCCCTACTTACCTGGCAGGCCACCATagagaaatggaaggaagagTTCATGCTACGGAATGAAGCAGCATCCATCCGGCACTGCCAGGCTGAGCTGGAGAAGCTTTCAGAGTCCCTGAAGGAAAGCATCTCATGTGGAGCTTTCTCTGTTCCGGGGGGGCACAGCCTCTACTTAGAAGCCAGGAAGAAGGTTGAGCTGAGCTACGAGCAAGTGCCGAGGAAGGGAGTGAAGGTGAGGAACAACAGAGGCAATGGCTTACAGAGCTCAGCTGAGTGCTGACTGCTAGGTACCCCTAGACCTAACCAATGTGAAGATGAGTTCATGGCGAGCAGATACTGAGCATTTGGATCTGGCCCGAGGGTTCATTTCCTGTGACTTGGCTGGAATTCCAGTTTTTGCTTCTCAAGACAAGTAACCAAACCTTAGCAGAGTTTTCCACTCTCACTCACCAGACAAATGTAACGCACGGGTGGCCTCACACAGTGACCATGGCCATACAGCCACTCACTGGCAGATTTGTAAGGTCAGCCAATAGAATTTCAGAATTCTGTCTTTTAAGGAATCTTAGCTGTTTTACACCATGATTGTAACCGGTTTCCATTTCATTAAGGTATCTATAAAGGttcttttattttcctcaaaCTCAACCAAACTTTTTGAGTTTTTGATAACAGGCATAGTCACAAGAGTAAGGTGACACCCCcgtgtggttttgatttgttaTTTTACACAGAATTAGTAATGCAGAGTACAAATCCTTGCCCaccattttaatttctaattttgaGAAATATCTTTGCAAGGAAATTACATGTTATTTTAAGCATGCTTAGTTTTCCCTGTTGTGTTGTATAAAATTTTCATGTTCTTCAAATATTAACTCCTCATCCCTGTGTAGCTTGAGACATCATCTCTCATTCTGTGTATCAGGAGATTAATCAAGATTAATCGAGATTACATCTTATCCACTCCTTCCTTTTCTGTACAGAGAGCTCATGGTTGCCTGTCCTCTCATTTCTCTATCTATCTGTGCTTTTGGTGCTAAATCTAAAACACCATCACAAAGTCAATGCCACATGGCTCTTCTCCTACTTTTATGCATTTTACAGTGCCAGGTCTGAGGTTTAATCCATTTTTAGATTCTATGTGTTAAGTGTATATACAAGGATATAATTTCATTATGTCTCTGCTCGCAGTTCTCTGTTATTGCTCTagatgtctgtttttatgccagtgtCACACTTTTTGACTATTAATTAATGGAAATActtattttatctatctatctatctatctatctatctatctatctatctatctatttatctatctaccatctatctatcatgtatctacctacctatcttttATCATCATTATTTATCATTTGTCATCTATTTCATGTTAGTATATATTCATATTAGTATATAGTATAATATTTCATATTGGTATGATATTCAACTTTAAAAATGCTACCAATTGTGAAAATATGAATGACTGGAAGACATTATGTTCATGGAAATAAGCCTTTGACAGAAAGGCAAATATTGTATGTCATGGCTCATAGTGGCACCAAGGGGACAGAGAGAACAGTAAACTAAGACAAAGTAGTATTAACTGCTATATtaaatgttctattgctgtgaagagatactgtgACCAAGGAAAGTcttataaaatagttttttttaattgggggcTTCCTTACAGTTGTAGAGAATTAGTCCATAGTCATCATAATGCGAAATAGACATCATGACACTGGGACAGTAACAGAGCCTTACATCTCATGCACAGGTTGTAGGCAAAGGGACTGGGCCTGGCTCGAACTTTtgaagtctcaaagcccacccacagtgacacactatgACCAagaaggccatacttcctaatccttcccaaaaagttccaccaacaGGAGACCAAGCATTTGAATATATGAGCCTACGGGGCCCAGTCTCATTTAAACGACCACATTAACATAGAGTACAATGGTGATTACTATGCCTGAGAatagagagaaaaaaggagatcaagaggtaAGGGAGATATTGATCAGCATGAACATATACTTCTAAGACACTAGTTATGAAAGTCAAATGGTAACTATAAAAACATTAGTCCATTATATACCTGAAAGCTAAAAAAGAGTAAACCTACATGTCACTATGATAAAAGGTAACTATTTGAAGCAAGTGATACACAAATTTCTCTCATTATATTACTTAAcggtatatgataaataaaaattatgttgtATGGCTTAAACAGATACAATTTTCATTTGTtagtaatacaataaaaatgggttaaaaataaactaagaaaGTGGTCTAGAAACACAAGTATCAGCCAGATGAGATACAAAGTAACATGTCTGTAGATATTATCTTAGCTATAAAATCTGGGACACCCATGAAGGTCGGAGACAAAATATATCCAAACATGGTAAACAGTGGAGGTTATATGTCATTGGAACTGCATGTCATTGTGATGGGAGATGTTACCTGGTGCAGCTGGTGGACAGCATCTCTGAGAAGGGAGGCTGTGAAACTGGCAAAGAGGCTGAGGCAAAGGGTTTTCATACCCAGGAAGAGCTTAAATGTTTGGTTTTGACCATAGAATTAAACATTGTAGGACTAAGAAGATTAGATGTTTTATTGATCAATAAATAACTCAAcagaagaatatatcttctttgCCTAAATTATGTTTTCGTGTATTGGGTCTCCAGGCAAAAGAAGTCCTTAAGAGTTTCCTACAGTCACAGGCTACTGTGGAGAACTCCATCCTGCAGTCAGACAAAGCTCTTACAGATGGAGAGAGGGCCGTAGCAGGTAGGGTAGAGGGTTCAACTGTTGAAGGGATGGGTACGTTCTGCAAAGCCCTCTGACTAATGCACAGGAAGGTCCTTGTGGACCATCCTGCTGATGGTAATGACCTCTCCTAGATGTGGAAACAATAAGGGATTTGGTATTGTGTTGTATGTCCAGTCAATTAGTACCTTTCCATTGTGTTGGGGACCACAGTGATGCTGGCCCAGCTAATGCGAGTACTCTGAGGTTTCCCTACGAGAGCTCAAGCTACATTCTGActgtgatttcttcccttccttaaACATCTGTGGAACAGCTGAGCGGACCAAGAAGGAGGTGgctgagaaggaaagagagctgctgaaacagagacagaaggagcaaGAGCAAGTGATGGAGGCTCAGGAGAGAAGTTTCCAAGAAAACATTGCTAAGCTTCAGGAGAAGATGGAGAGGGAAAGGGTGATGCTGCTCAGGGAGCAGGAGAAGATGATGGAGCACAAGCTGAAGGTGAGTGTAGATGAGGCTTGACAGAGCCAGACAGGTGGTGCTGTGACTCCCAGGGAACGAAGTATTAATCCCAAACCTGGAACTTCCAATGCAAACATTTTATTGAAGTACCCTTGGGTCTGACTGAAGGCTGTGTGCACACAAGATGCCAGCATCTGTGTAGGATTATAATTTGGACTGTACAGATAGTGTCCCCCAGACACTGAGCTGTGGTGAGTTTCTTGGAGGGTCTCTGTGAACTATGCTTGATCCTTCCCACTAGTATTTAGGATTCTAGGCTTAACTTTCAAAGAGACCGGAGGTAGGCAAATCGAGTGGAATGTGTAAGATTTAGTCAGGTATAAaacagaggaggaagatggggtAGGGAGATGACTTACTCAGTAAAACTCTCATTTTGCACATGCAAGGAGATAATTAGGATCTTCAGAACCCAAGTGAAAACCAGGAAGTCTTTCTTGGAATAGACAGGAGGACCCTTAGGGTTTTCTGGTTGGCCAGCCTAGTAGCATCAGCTAGCTGTTGAATGGAGGAGAGACTTTATCTTTAAAATGAGGCTGTAGTgttggctcagttgttaagaacacttgttattcttacagaggatccaagtttaGTTCTCATCAAGCACATAGCAATGTAAATTGTCCAATACTAAAATTTCAGGAGCTTGGATAACTTTCTTTCATATTCATGgtcaccacacatgcacataatataTACTTATGCAAGCACAGTACtcaaacatgtaaaataaaaataaatatgttttataaaaaataaggtggaggcaATTGAAGAAGATATAAAAAAATCAACCTCTAGCCTCTATGgacatgtacaaacacatgcatgtgcacgtgcttacacatgtgctcacacatgcacaaagagGAACAGAGGAATTAATTTAATTgaggaataaaataatacaaCAAAATGAAGGATGATGCATTCTCATTGCTCTATTTGTTCCCAATGTTCTCTATACAAGGTCAGCACTCCTGTTATCTGTTAAATAGTCAAAGAGATACCACCTCATTGGAATTGAGAGTGAATTTTAGTTCATCTCCTCcagagctttgtgtgtgtgtgtgtgtgtgtgtgtgtgtgtgtgtgtgtgtgtgtgtgtactttggaACAAAATTTTTACTCTGCATGAGGAGATACTGAAGAATCTCCTCTCTATATATAGAGCATGGGTATTTCTATTGATACGTGCAAATGTCTTGAAATATCAAAGCCCCTTCTGAGGTGGTACAGAAGTAGATAATGGCGCCTAAGATAAAGTTATGAAATACAAAATTCTGCCTGCAATAATGGCAGATTTTTCTTTTACAGGTCCAAAAAGAACTGCTTGTTGAAGGATTCAGAAAGAAATCTGATATGTTAAAGAATGAAATAAGTCAACTGAGAGAAGAGAtcgaaagaacaagaaagaaacccTCACTGTTTGCACACATCCTTGACACAGTTGGCAATGCATTCATTATGATTTTACCAGGAGCTGGTAAAATATGTGGTGCGGGGATGAAAGTCCTTAGCTCACTTATGAAGTAGTCTGAAGAGTTTCTGGGACGGAATATATAAAAACCAAGCTTCTATCATTTTGATACCAACTGTGTTTTTTAATACATGTGCTTTGGATTTTAAATACATGTGCTACTTTAGTAACTCATATTACAACGAAGTCAGAACTCTCGTTAATAGCTAGATAATCAGATACAGCTTCATTGGAGTTGAGTTCTGTGTCCGTTCATTGCCAGTTATATTCAAGGTTAAAGATACAAACCAATGAAGAATATAAGGatcatgcatacataaataccaCCAAATTTCATTGCCACAATCTCTGTAATAAAGAGGGAAACCAGTCAGAATATAGTGAAATTGTTAATAGAAAAGGTGTAAAATAAATCAAACAGAAATATGGCCACATGGAGACACATTGGCAATTGTATCCCAGTCTTACAGGACAGATAATTTGTTACAAAGATCTCTTGTAAAAACTGACAAGTGGGTTTTCATAGGACCGGAAGTATGAGAAAAATGATTGATAATAAAAGCAGTGCATATTAAATTTAGGAAGCATTTGTGTCACTTTTCTTATATGCAAAGGAATTTGGACAGAACACTGGTGTCTTAAGGGGTTGATTGAAATGGTGAGTAATTACCATTTTCTAGGGAGACAATGAGAAACCTATCCTTGTTCTGCAGCCCATAGAATGGAGGGATGGAAGAGGGATGTGGAAGGGCATGGATCCTTGGGATAGGAAAGCTCTACCGTGTTGTAGAAGCACTTAATGCACATTTGGATTGGGAGACCAGAAGGTGGAATGAAACACAGTACAGCATGGCCCATGAGGTTTCAGAGGCTCCATTCTGGTCACAAGTCTACCTGCAAGAGGCCAGTGTCCTGAGTACACTTGGGGTGTGAATTTCCTTGGTAGAGGAAATATCAATATACTGTAGTACTTGGACATTGCAATGGCTGCCATTGAGTATTGTATTAAGATCTAGAATGAGAttaagtttttttgttgttttttaactttctaatagtttcttctttttttatagtttttaagTTCACATTATAttctgtgatggctattcctggctgtcaacttgactacatctagaatgaactacacccccccccaaaaaaaaaccaacaaaaaaacaaaccaaacatttcattgaactggaagctcagacaTTTTTTAACCAGGTCATTTTGAACTTCTCAGGACTTTAAAACAACAGGGTAAGAAAGGAATAATAGTGGTAGGAGTGGTGATATAGCCAGATTATATGGGGGAGTTGGGTTGCCTTTCCACAATGGAGGGAAGAAGGATTATGTCTTGAATGCAGGAGATCCTTTAGGGCATTTCTTAGTACAACCAGGTCCCATGATTAAAATCAATGGGAAACTTCAACAGCTCAATCCAAACAGGATGACAAAGGACACAGA carries:
- the Gbp4 gene encoding guanylate-binding protein 4 isoform X1, producing the protein MEAPICLVQNWKEQLTVNLEAIGILEQIAQPLVVVAIVGLYRTGKSYLMNRLAGRNHGFSLGSTVQSETKGIWMWCVPHPTKPTHTLVLLDTEGLGDVEKGDPKNDSWIFALAVLLSSTFVYNSMSTINHQALEQLHYVTELTQLIRAKSDPREDKVEDSSEFVGFFPDFIWAVRDFVLELKLDGRPITEDEYLENALKLIPENNPKGQKSNMTRECIRYFFPVRKCFVFDRPTNDKSLLFQIENVPENQLEWNFQVESENFCSYIFANGLGTLVQTYVDAINSGTVPCLENAVTALAQRENSAAVQKAAEHYAEQMAQRLRLPTDTLQELLEVHSACEKEAIAVFMEHSFKDDEQEFQKRLVATIEKWKEEFMLRNEAASIRHCQAELEKLSESLKESISCGAFSVPGGHSLYLEARKKVELSYEQVPRKGVKAKEVLKSFLQSQATVENSILQSDKALTDGERAVAAERTKKEVAEKERELLKQRQKEQEQVMEAQERSFQENIAKLQEKMERERVMLLREQEKMMEHKLKVQKELLVEGFRKKSDMLKNEISQLREEIERTRKKPSLFAHILDTVGNAFIMILPGAGKICGAGMKVLSSLMK
- the Gbp4 gene encoding guanylate-binding protein 4, yielding MEAPICLVQNWKEQLTVNLEAIGILEQIAQPLVVVAIVGLYRTGKSYLMNRLAGRNHGFSLGSTVQSETKGIWMWCVPHPTKPTHTLVLLDTEGLGDVEKGDPKNDSWIFALAVLLSSTFVYNSMSTINHQALEQLHYVTELTQLIRAKSDPREDKVEDSSEFVGFFPDFIWAVRDFVLELKLDGRPITEDEYLENALKLIPENNPKGQKSNMTRECIRYFFPVRKCFVFDRPTNDKSLLFQIENVPENQLEWNFQVESENFCSYIFANGKTKTLRGGVIVTGNRLGTLVQTYVDAINSGTVPCLENAVTALAQRENSAAVQKAAEHYAEQMAQRLRLPTDTLQELLEVHSACEKEAIAVFMEHSFKDDEQEFQKRLVATIEKWKEEFMLRNEAASIRHCQAELEKLSESLKESISCGAFSVPGGHSLYLEARKKVELSYEQVPRKGVKAKEVLKSFLQSQATVENSILQSDKALTDGERAVAAERTKKEVAEKERELLKQRQKEQEQVMEAQERSFQENIAKLQEKMERERVMLLREQEKMMEHKLKVQKELLVEGFRKKSDMLKNEISQLREEIERTRKKPSLFAHILDTVGNAFIMILPGAGKICGAGMKVLSSLMK